The Pleurodeles waltl isolate 20211129_DDA chromosome 7, aPleWal1.hap1.20221129, whole genome shotgun sequence genome includes a region encoding these proteins:
- the LOC138303666 gene encoding epidermal differentiation-specific protein-like, with product MNTITVYEHANFQGLHKTFTADVPNLVNESFNDCISSVKIVGQPWILYEHKDYQGWILALEEGEYSGLSMNDGVSSLRLITDDLSNPRITVYENINGGGKAVVLTEEANLTFGSMQDNISSHRVQSGAWLLYEHVNRGGRCIVARAGEYLANYCDIGFNDQVSHVYPLRPGKSSVTATILWDKKKVENERNVQIDQYFYTNNTGVEQEFTATSAKEFEKYVSHSFEFSNETSVKVGTSFTLKGVVNIEAEVSNTFTVKKGETQSFTTKKKAELSMPVKAPPRTKVTVNFMCKEITISVPVELKIVLGSKTITETATYRCESGTETYIDLQSLPIS from the coding sequence ATGAACACAATCACTGTCTATGAGCATGCCAACTTCCAAGGACTCCATAAGACTTTTACTGCAGATGTTCCAAATTTGGTAAATGAAAGCTTCAATGACTGCATCTCCTCTGTGAAGATCGTCGGGCAGCCCTGGATCCTGTACGAGCATAAAGACTATCAGGGATGGATCCTAGCCTTAGAGGAGGGAGAATACTCAGGGCTTAGCATGAATGATGGGGTATCCTCTCTTAGGCTGATCACTGATGATCTGAGCAATCCACGGATCACAGTCTATGAGAATATCAATGGAGGGGGTAAGGCAGTAGTGCTTACTGAGGAAGCCAATTTGACATTTGGGAGCATGCAAGATAATATATCCTCCCACAGAGTCCAGAGCGGAGCATGGCTTCTGTACGAGCATGTAAACAGAGGTGGAAGGTGCATTGTAGCCAGGGCTGGTGAATATTTGGCGAATTACTGTGATATCGGTTTCAATGATCAAGTCTCCCATGTGTATCCTCTGCGTCCTGGGAAATCCTCTGTGACAGCCACGATTCTGTGGGACAAGAAAAAGGTAGAGAATGAAAGGAACGTTCAGATAGATCAGTATTTTTACACCAACAACACAGGTGTTGAGCAGGAGTTCACCGCCACTTCTGCCAAAGAGTTTGAAAAATATGTCTCCCATAGCTTTGAATTTAGCAATGAGACATCAGTCAAGGTGGGTACATCCTTTACCTTGAAAGGAGTGGTCAATATTGAGGCAGAGGTGTCCAACACCTTCACAGTGAAGAAAGGAGAGACTCAATCATTCACCACAAAGAAAAAGGCAGAGTTGAGCATGCCGGTGAAGGCCCCGCCACGCACAAAAGTGACTGTCAATTTCATGTGCAAGGAGATCACAATCTCAGTGCCGGTCgagctgaaaattgtcctaggCAGTAAAACTATCACTGAAACTGCAACATACCGATGTGAGTCTGGTACAGAAACGTACATTGATCTGCAGTCCCTTCCCATAAGTTGA